One part of the Elusimicrobiaceae bacterium genome encodes these proteins:
- a CDS encoding AsmA-like C-terminal region-containing protein has protein sequence MNSVSSELKSVKQIRPLKPLKRHGRVMLSTRWILRGAVLLALLVSLAVAVGAYIVQTMFTPQHITMLISYKLQEALHRPVVVENARLLVFKGLKVGSIRVLGKREDLVSTGPLEISYRWMPLLRRQLEVDDAVIEDIRVNAVVDSSGAWRLGDLPHGDYGSGNRSGRNSAATLLRMISSANVSVRNAVLAVRDPAGGEKRVYSLPELHLWDFSVDKNTPFRLAFEYDGGSGPRPVHAGVYAEGFFNLAGLNLSSATLSDTDVRVNAFRGPAYLKLDAENFLEPVVTLSAALPALSDKDLYPFTGKPFGLNLPKSKVTGTARYAGGRLDLSDLNISLGGMALRARGSVAFSTAMPAYNVEFRSNSIDLGSLSKYWGGAKEYLLGGKVSMTLTVSERAGQPAVEALRLYSKNAKGIFLGFMVSKADFSAVMDGANSALKINNATVKVGDTVFSSLKGSATYDGSTLTVGDLSGRYNDSRFRLKTEIANLKDVKKRDIHSVVRMNHIDVGETIGTIRSIAHGVSSRPAPKPFEGKLAWLRNFRRRMPDFMPRFHGSIYAEKLVTPVISGRNLKIEFNLRGIGRGMRGLHGKVYAKLDEGVVYQLERMAEQSPALNVAFRPFLAMHRMETSGAFQIGSVLRDVGFNSMAASTNWRYGGMWINSFYLDGGVMSAYMDGMVDWPGEKLDLNVYTRFTARRGMGGLSENLTDSSGNPALSFNIKNSMLAPKVTMRSPDDVGRKISAAAAAGISAEFKEIQQYLNMEKPKREAAAASGRKNVGTK, from the coding sequence ATGAATAGTGTTTCTTCGGAATTGAAGTCGGTAAAGCAGATCAGGCCCTTGAAACCGCTGAAACGGCACGGGCGCGTCATGCTTTCCACCAGATGGATTTTAAGGGGCGCGGTATTGCTGGCGCTTCTGGTGTCGCTTGCCGTTGCCGTAGGCGCGTACATCGTGCAGACCATGTTCACTCCGCAGCATATCACCATGCTCATCAGCTATAAACTCCAGGAAGCGCTGCACCGGCCGGTAGTGGTGGAAAACGCGCGGCTTCTGGTTTTCAAGGGCCTTAAAGTCGGCAGCATCAGGGTGCTGGGCAAGCGGGAAGATCTTGTTTCAACCGGGCCGCTGGAAATTTCGTATCGCTGGATGCCGCTGCTTAGACGCCAGCTTGAGGTGGATGACGCCGTTATCGAGGATATCCGTGTTAATGCCGTGGTTGACAGCAGCGGCGCCTGGCGGCTGGGCGATTTGCCGCATGGCGATTACGGTTCCGGTAACAGAAGCGGCCGGAATTCCGCCGCGACTCTTCTGAGGATGATCAGTTCCGCCAACGTGAGCGTGCGCAACGCCGTGCTTGCGGTGCGCGATCCGGCGGGCGGCGAAAAGCGCGTTTATTCGCTGCCGGAACTGCATTTGTGGGATTTCAGCGTTGATAAAAACACGCCGTTCCGGCTCGCGTTTGAATATGACGGCGGGTCCGGCCCGCGGCCGGTGCACGCCGGAGTTTACGCGGAAGGTTTTTTCAATCTTGCGGGGCTGAATCTGTCGTCAGCGACTTTGTCGGACACGGATGTGCGGGTGAACGCGTTTCGCGGTCCGGCATATTTAAAACTGGACGCGGAAAATTTTCTGGAGCCCGTGGTTACGCTGTCCGCCGCGCTGCCCGCTTTGAGCGACAAGGATCTGTATCCGTTCACGGGCAAACCGTTCGGTCTTAATTTGCCGAAGTCGAAGGTGACGGGCACGGCCCGGTATGCGGGCGGCAGGCTGGATCTGTCGGATCTGAATATCTCGCTGGGCGGCATGGCATTGCGTGCGCGCGGGAGCGTGGCTTTTTCCACCGCGATGCCCGCTTATAATGTGGAATTCCGGTCCAACAGCATAGATCTGGGCAGTCTGTCGAAATATTGGGGCGGAGCGAAAGAGTATCTGCTGGGCGGCAAGGTTTCCATGACGCTGACCGTGTCGGAGCGGGCCGGGCAGCCGGCTGTCGAGGCGCTGCGGCTTTATTCCAAAAACGCCAAAGGCATATTTCTCGGGTTCATGGTTTCGAAAGCCGATTTTTCCGCCGTAATGGACGGCGCGAATTCAGCGCTCAAAATCAATAACGCCACGGTCAAAGTCGGCGACACGGTGTTTTCAAGCCTGAAAGGGAGCGCGACCTATGACGGTTCAACCCTTACCGTCGGCGATCTTTCCGGCAGGTATAATGACAGCAGATTCCGCCTCAAGACCGAAATCGCCAATCTCAAAGACGTTAAAAAGCGCGATATCCATTCCGTAGTCAGGATGAATCATATAGATGTGGGTGAAACGATCGGCACGATCCGCAGTATCGCGCACGGGGTCAGTTCCAGGCCGGCGCCCAAGCCTTTTGAAGGAAAGCTGGCATGGCTTAGAAACTTCCGCCGGCGCATGCCGGACTTCATGCCGCGGTTCCACGGCTCTATTTACGCCGAAAAACTGGTGACGCCGGTTATTTCCGGGCGCAATCTTAAAATCGAGTTCAATCTCAGGGGGATCGGCAGGGGCATGCGGGGGCTTCACGGCAAGGTCTACGCGAAGCTGGACGAGGGCGTGGTGTACCAGCTGGAGCGGATGGCCGAGCAGAGCCCGGCGCTGAACGTGGCGTTCAGGCCGTTTCTGGCGATGCACCGGATGGAAACTTCGGGCGCGTTCCAGATCGGGTCGGTGCTGCGCGACGTGGGGTTCAATTCGATGGCAGCTTCCACGAACTGGAGATACGGCGGGATGTGGATCAACTCTTTTTATCTGGACGGCGGTGTCATGTCCGCTTATATGGACGGCATGGTGGACTGGCCCGGTGAAAAGCTGGATTTGAATGTGTATACCCGGTTCACCGCCCGGCGCGGCATGGGCGGGCTGTCGGAGAATCTTACCGACTCCAGCGGCAATCCGGCGCTGTCGTTCAACATAAAAAATTCGATGCTCGCTCCGAAAGTGACGATGCGTTCGCCGGACGATGTGGGCAGGAAAATAAGCGCGGCGGCAGCCGCCGGGATCAGCGCTGAATTCAAGGAAATACAGCAATATCTTAATATGGAAAAGCCGAAGCGCGAGGCCGCTGCGGCGTCAGGGAGGAAAAATGTCGGAACTAAATAA
- a CDS encoding M50 family metallopeptidase → MIKFLAGVAALPAVALVLYETGAAFVRIFSVFRQGFPFLGGMAAYTVLHYLVYRPQKLYVLTHELTHAAAAWSSGFNVRRMRIGKDSGSVVLDGSNAFVALAPYCLPLFAAMFAICYAVAGLFYDLTPWTVYFMPGLGFLLAFHLVNTVEVLCAAGQSDLDAAGGTVFSTAVIVLSNCVVLLAAFKFLFPETVAVRAGAQHVAQGTVEFWSRALNAAAEFLGRIYAGAGGR, encoded by the coding sequence ATGATCAAGTTTCTGGCGGGCGTGGCCGCGCTGCCGGCTGTTGCGCTGGTGCTTTATGAAACGGGCGCGGCGTTTGTGAGAATTTTTTCGGTGTTCCGGCAGGGGTTTCCGTTTCTTGGCGGCATGGCGGCTTACACCGTGCTTCATTATCTGGTTTACCGGCCGCAGAAGCTGTATGTGCTTACGCATGAGCTGACACACGCGGCGGCGGCGTGGAGCAGCGGTTTTAACGTCCGGCGCATGAGGATCGGGAAGGACAGCGGGTCTGTGGTGCTGGACGGATCCAACGCGTTTGTCGCGCTTGCGCCGTATTGTCTGCCGCTGTTTGCGGCGATGTTCGCCATCTGCTATGCGGTAGCGGGCCTGTTTTACGATCTGACGCCGTGGACGGTTTATTTTATGCCGGGACTGGGGTTTTTGCTGGCGTTTCATCTTGTCAATACCGTGGAAGTGCTGTGCGCCGCGGGGCAGAGCGATCTCGATGCGGCGGGCGGAACGGTGTTTTCCACGGCGGTTATAGTGTTGTCGAACTGCGTTGTGCTGCTGGCGGCGTTTAAGTTTCTGTTTCCGGAAACCGTGGCGGTGCGGGCGGGCGCGCAGCATGTCGCGCAGGGCACTGTGGAGTTTTGGAGCCGGGCGCTCAATGCCGCGGCGGAGTTTTTAGGCAGGATATATGCGGGTGCAGGCGGAAGATGA
- a CDS encoding Lrp/AsnC ligand binding domain-containing protein produces MIAFVVCKLTVGLENKAVAHIRGIPAVKDVYLTFGAWDAVVIAEAPTMDKLSSMVVREIRSTHGVQSTETLVTTNF; encoded by the coding sequence ATGATAGCATTCGTTGTCTGCAAACTTACTGTCGGGCTGGAAAACAAGGCGGTGGCGCACATCCGCGGCATTCCGGCGGTGAAAGACGTGTATCTTACGTTCGGCGCGTGGGACGCCGTGGTGATAGCCGAGGCGCCCACCATGGACAAGCTCAGTTCCATGGTCGTGCGCGAGATCCGCAGCACGCACGGCGTGCAGAGCACTGAAACTCTGGTCACCACCAATTTCTGA
- the gcvPB gene encoding aminomethyl-transferring glycine dehydrogenase subunit GcvPB, whose protein sequence is MTTAMNCKPAELKTEPMILSIERSAAGRRGIRFPRPEKHAGAYLPERFLRKTPPRLPELSEFETVRHYTGLSRRNYCLDTHFYPLGSCTMKYNPRVNEDMAALPGFANVHPYAPEAAMQGTLGFYYGMEQLLCEITGLGAFTLAPAAGAHGEFTGILVAAAYHRSRKDRARTEIVVADSSHGTNPASAAMGGFSVVTVKSKPNGRVDLGALKAALGPKTAMVMLTVPNTVGLFESEILEISRSAHDAGALFYMDGANFNAVMGIAKPAQFGVDIMHLNLHKSFSTPHGGGGPGSGPVGVVRELEKFLPVPRVVCENGAYKIKTGRPGSIGRVRSFLGNTGVVLKGYCYLRMHDGGTLRSIAENSIINANYVRVKLKDLFPCAYDEHCMHECVLTTVPERLNGIKTLDVAKRLLDYGFYAPTIYFPLIVHEALMIEPTETETRETLDAFIGAMRAIAAEALADPALVKNAPEGLPVNRLDEVGAARNPDVRWR, encoded by the coding sequence ATGACGACCGCAATGAACTGCAAACCCGCCGAACTGAAAACCGAACCGATGATTCTTTCGATCGAACGAAGCGCAGCCGGCCGGCGCGGCATCCGGTTTCCCAGGCCGGAGAAGCACGCCGGCGCCTATCTGCCGGAGCGGTTTTTGAGAAAAACCCCGCCCAGGCTGCCCGAGCTCAGCGAGTTTGAGACGGTGCGGCATTACACCGGCCTGTCGCGCAGGAATTACTGCCTCGACACGCATTTTTATCCGCTGGGTTCCTGCACCATGAAATACAATCCGCGCGTCAACGAGGATATGGCCGCGCTGCCGGGTTTTGCCAACGTCCATCCATACGCGCCGGAAGCGGCGATGCAGGGCACGCTCGGGTTTTATTACGGCATGGAACAGCTGCTGTGCGAAATTACCGGGCTGGGCGCGTTCACTCTCGCGCCGGCGGCCGGCGCGCACGGCGAGTTCACCGGGATACTTGTTGCTGCTGCCTATCACCGTTCCCGCAAAGATCGCGCGCGCACCGAGATCGTAGTGGCCGATTCCTCGCACGGCACCAATCCGGCTTCGGCGGCGATGGGCGGATTTTCGGTGGTGACGGTGAAATCCAAACCGAACGGGCGGGTTGATCTGGGCGCGCTGAAAGCCGCGCTTGGCCCGAAGACCGCGATGGTAATGCTGACTGTGCCGAACACGGTGGGCCTGTTTGAAAGCGAAATTCTTGAAATATCGAGGTCGGCGCACGACGCGGGCGCGCTGTTTTACATGGACGGCGCGAACTTTAACGCCGTAATGGGCATCGCCAAACCCGCGCAGTTCGGCGTGGATATCATGCATCTGAACCTGCATAAATCGTTTTCCACGCCGCACGGCGGCGGCGGGCCCGGTTCGGGCCCGGTGGGCGTGGTCAGGGAACTGGAGAAGTTTCTGCCGGTTCCGCGTGTTGTTTGCGAAAACGGGGCCTATAAAATAAAAACCGGCCGGCCGGGCAGCATCGGCCGGGTGCGCAGTTTCCTGGGCAACACGGGCGTGGTGCTCAAAGGCTACTGCTACCTGCGGATGCATGACGGCGGCACGCTGCGCTCGATAGCCGAGAACTCTATAATCAACGCCAACTATGTGCGGGTGAAGCTCAAAGACCTGTTTCCCTGCGCTTACGACGAGCACTGCATGCACGAATGCGTGCTGACCACGGTGCCGGAGCGGCTTAACGGCATTAAAACTCTCGACGTGGCCAAGCGGCTGCTCGACTACGGGTTCTACGCGCCGACGATATATTTTCCGCTGATAGTGCATGAAGCGCTTATGATCGAGCCGACTGAAACGGAAACCCGGGAAACGCTCGACGCTTTTATCGGCGCGATGCGCGCGATCGCCGCGGAAGCGCTGGCGGATCCGGCGCTTGTTAAAAACGCGCCGGAGGGTTTGCCGGTCAACCGGCTGGACGAAGTGGGCGCGGCCCGCAATCCCGACGTGCGCTGGCGGTAG
- the gcvPA gene encoding aminomethyl-transferring glycine dehydrogenase subunit GcvPA, giving the protein MFSPHTTKQREEMLKAIGVSSVEELTAQVPAELLNPAYNLPPALTEQELVEHVTRLSAKNTPLACFAGAGAYDHYIPSAIRHIVQRGEFLTAYTPYQAEASQGMLQAIYEFQSSICALFEMDAANASMYEGATALAEAVNAAVRITGRKKILLTGALHPEYKATLKTYFGVTGAAVFADIPCAGGQMDMAALDSMLGGDTAAVVLATPNFYGVIEDAQAVSDKAHSCGALLVATVNPVSLGVLAAPGSYGADIAVAEGQGLGNPMSAGGPYLGIFACKKEHMRHMPGRICGLTKDHNGRRGFVLTLQAREQHIRRERAASNICSNEALCALSATIHLALLGPAGLKEAAELCVEKAHRLAALLSAAPGFSVKYSGPYFNEFVLECPVPAEKVRSRLLKKGILAGVPLGNFDKSMKNCLLVCATEKRTDEEMRQFAAELGRFSK; this is encoded by the coding sequence ATGTTCAGTCCACACACCACAAAGCAACGGGAGGAGATGCTCAAGGCCATCGGCGTTTCCTCTGTAGAGGAACTGACGGCGCAGGTGCCGGCGGAGCTGCTCAATCCCGCTTACAATCTGCCGCCGGCGCTGACGGAACAGGAACTGGTGGAGCATGTGACCCGGCTCTCCGCGAAAAACACGCCGCTGGCGTGTTTCGCCGGCGCGGGCGCGTATGACCATTACATTCCGTCGGCCATCCGCCATATTGTCCAGCGCGGCGAGTTTCTCACCGCCTACACGCCCTATCAGGCCGAAGCCAGCCAGGGCATGCTGCAGGCGATTTACGAGTTTCAGAGTTCGATTTGCGCGCTGTTTGAGATGGACGCGGCGAACGCTTCCATGTATGAGGGCGCGACCGCGCTGGCGGAAGCGGTTAACGCCGCCGTCCGCATAACCGGCAGGAAGAAAATCCTGCTGACGGGCGCGCTGCATCCGGAGTACAAAGCCACGCTCAAAACCTATTTCGGCGTGACAGGCGCGGCGGTGTTTGCCGATATTCCCTGCGCCGGCGGGCAGATGGACATGGCCGCGCTGGACTCCATGCTGGGCGGCGATACGGCGGCCGTTGTGCTTGCCACGCCCAATTTCTATGGCGTTATCGAAGACGCGCAGGCCGTGAGCGACAAAGCGCACTCCTGCGGCGCACTGCTTGTGGCGACCGTCAATCCGGTAAGCCTTGGCGTGCTGGCCGCGCCCGGCAGTTACGGGGCGGATATCGCCGTCGCGGAAGGGCAGGGCCTGGGCAATCCCATGTCGGCCGGCGGTCCTTACCTCGGCATTTTCGCGTGCAAAAAAGAGCATATGCGCCATATGCCGGGCCGCATCTGCGGCCTGACAAAGGATCACAACGGCCGGCGCGGGTTCGTGCTTACCCTGCAGGCCCGGGAACAGCATATCCGGCGCGAACGCGCGGCCTCCAACATCTGCTCGAACGAGGCGTTGTGCGCGCTGTCGGCTACAATCCATCTGGCGCTGCTCGGGCCTGCCGGGCTTAAGGAAGCGGCTGAACTGTGCGTTGAAAAAGCGCACAGGCTGGCGGCGCTGCTGTCCGCCGCGCCGGGCTTCAGCGTCAAATATTCCGGGCCGTATTTCAACGAGTTCGTGCTCGAGTGTCCCGTGCCCGCCGAAAAGGTGCGCAGCCGGCTGCTTAAAAAAGGCATTCTGGCGGGCGTGCCGCTCGGCAATTTTGACAAGTCAATGAAAAACTGCCTGCTCGTCTGCGCCACCGAAAAGCGCACCGACGAGGAAATGAGGCAGTTCGCCGCCGAACTGGGGAGGTTTTCCAAATGA
- the gcvH gene encoding glycine cleavage system protein GcvH, which produces MFNAENCKFAKSHEWAHVEGDTATVGISDFAQHEISDIVFVELPKAGAAVEQGKACAVIESVKAASDFYAPVSGTVTEVNKALVDEPSLANKAPHGEGWFFKLKLSKPAELAGLMDFAAYQQSAGK; this is translated from the coding sequence ATGTTCAACGCAGAAAATTGCAAATTCGCAAAAAGCCATGAATGGGCGCATGTTGAAGGCGATACGGCAACAGTAGGCATCAGCGATTTCGCGCAGCATGAGATAAGCGACATCGTGTTTGTGGAGCTTCCTAAAGCAGGGGCGGCGGTGGAGCAGGGCAAGGCGTGCGCGGTAATCGAGTCGGTCAAAGCGGCGTCTGATTTCTACGCGCCGGTTTCCGGCACCGTGACCGAGGTGAACAAAGCGCTGGTGGACGAGCCGTCGCTTGCTAATAAGGCGCCGCATGGCGAAGGCTGGTTCTTCAAGCTGAAACTTTCCAAGCCGGCGGAACTGGCCGGGCTGATGGATTTTGCGGCTTACCAGCAATCGGCCGGCAAGTAA
- the gcvT gene encoding glycine cleavage system aminomethyltransferase GcvT: MTSITLRRTPLFDALVKVGGRMVDFHGWEMPVQFSGIVAEHKAVRNACGVFDVSHMGQVFVTGPDAHRFVQYVNSNNIKCEPGKGVYSHILADNGGIIDDAISFCIEPERFLIVVNAATLAKDFAWFEKQSAGFNVKLENASDRFGMVAVQGPKAPALAGEIFPAALRLPRFGILETEFGGEYTVVTRTGYTGEDGFEVAASPKGINAFFDELLRRGGAYGLLPCGLGSRDTLRLEAGYLLYGSDADEDHTSYEAGCGWVVKPKKGEFIGRDAVLRRKDAGLREKLTGFRLTGRGVPRHGCAVYKDGVRIGALNSATFSPSLNAGIGVGYVTPVNLEPGDKVEIEIHGARVAAEVAKTPFYDNKV, encoded by the coding sequence GTGACAAGCATAACATTAAGGAGGACTCCGCTTTTCGACGCTTTGGTCAAAGTCGGCGGACGCATGGTTGATTTTCACGGCTGGGAAATGCCGGTGCAGTTTTCCGGGATCGTAGCCGAACATAAAGCCGTCAGAAACGCCTGCGGCGTGTTTGACGTTTCCCATATGGGCCAGGTTTTCGTAACCGGGCCGGACGCGCACAGGTTTGTGCAGTACGTTAACAGCAATAACATCAAATGCGAGCCGGGCAAAGGCGTTTATTCCCATATTCTGGCCGACAACGGCGGCATTATAGACGATGCCATCTCATTCTGTATCGAGCCGGAGCGGTTTCTGATCGTGGTCAACGCCGCGACGCTTGCCAAGGATTTCGCGTGGTTTGAAAAACAGTCCGCCGGTTTCAATGTGAAACTGGAAAACGCGAGCGACCGGTTCGGCATGGTCGCGGTGCAGGGTCCGAAAGCGCCCGCGCTGGCCGGCGAAATATTCCCCGCCGCGCTCAGGCTGCCCCGGTTCGGCATACTGGAAACCGAATTCGGGGGCGAATACACGGTCGTCACCCGTACCGGTTATACCGGCGAGGACGGCTTTGAGGTCGCAGCTTCCCCTAAAGGGATCAACGCGTTCTTTGACGAACTGCTCAGGCGCGGCGGCGCTTACGGCCTGCTTCCGTGCGGGCTGGGCAGCCGCGACACGCTGCGGCTGGAGGCCGGCTATCTGCTTTACGGCTCCGACGCGGACGAAGACCACACTTCCTACGAAGCCGGCTGCGGCTGGGTGGTCAAACCCAAGAAAGGCGAGTTTATAGGCAGGGACGCCGTTCTCCGCCGCAAAGATGCCGGCCTGCGCGAAAAGCTCACCGGTTTCAGACTGACCGGCCGCGGGGTGCCCCGGCACGGCTGCGCGGTTTATAAAGACGGTGTCAGGATCGGGGCGCTTAACAGCGCGACTTTCTCGCCCAGCCTCAACGCCGGGATCGGAGTCGGCTATGTGACTCCGGTCAATCTCGAGCCGGGCGACAAGGTGGAAATAGAAATCCACGGAGCGCGGGTGGCGGCGGAAGTCGCCAAAACGCCGTTTTACGACAACAAGGTTTGA
- the lpdA gene encoding dihydrolipoyl dehydrogenase, translating into MTKKILVIGAGPGGYPAAAKAAALGAEVTLVEKAHPGGVCLNWGCIPSKSLLDAAHRFEVLHDLPALLEPGAEAALSDVAAHLSWAKISARRQALIEKLRGNLMRLFKSLGIDYVQGTARFLSDREAEIETGGGRRTVAFDAAIIAAGTRPFFPKPFDALRAELLDNTSVFGLEKLPGSVAIIGAGAIGAEFSCVFHSFGVQTHLVELQPGVLPGMDPGVGRAVAAAFKKKGINLHLGVSADSVALENGKKLLHLSDGTQLHADEVLVAVGRVAELGELALEKAGLEWDRRGIKVDSRLRTVKPHIYAVGDVNGLALLAHAAEHQGDIAACNALGHSEEYDNELVPGCIYTRPEAACVGLDRERAEKKGHTVKVGRAFFLSSGRALSQDEPDGFVQVVSDEKTGKILGGQIVGHTATELIHIFSVAIRAGLTVPELKKVMFAHPTMSETIKEALSR; encoded by the coding sequence ATGACAAAAAAAATTCTTGTGATAGGAGCGGGTCCGGGCGGGTACCCCGCGGCGGCAAAGGCGGCGGCGCTTGGCGCGGAGGTGACGCTTGTTGAAAAGGCGCATCCCGGCGGGGTTTGTCTGAACTGGGGCTGCATTCCGTCGAAATCGCTGCTTGACGCGGCGCACCGGTTTGAAGTGCTGCATGATTTGCCGGCGCTGCTTGAGCCGGGCGCGGAAGCCGCGCTGTCCGATGTGGCCGCGCATCTCAGCTGGGCGAAAATTTCGGCGCGCAGGCAGGCTCTTATAGAAAAACTGCGCGGCAACCTGATGAGGCTGTTCAAGTCGCTCGGGATTGATTATGTGCAGGGTACGGCGCGGTTTTTGTCGGACCGGGAAGCCGAAATTGAGACCGGCGGCGGCCGGCGGACCGTTGCGTTCGACGCGGCCATCATCGCAGCGGGCACCCGGCCGTTTTTCCCGAAACCCTTTGACGCGCTGCGCGCGGAACTGCTTGATAACACCAGCGTGTTCGGGCTGGAGAAGCTGCCGGGGTCGGTTGCGATTATCGGCGCTGGCGCGATCGGAGCGGAATTTTCGTGCGTGTTCCACTCGTTTGGCGTGCAGACTCATCTGGTAGAGCTTCAGCCCGGCGTGCTGCCCGGCATGGATCCGGGCGTGGGCCGCGCCGTGGCGGCGGCATTCAAAAAGAAAGGCATTAATCTGCATCTGGGTGTGAGCGCCGACTCCGTTGCCCTGGAAAACGGGAAGAAACTCCTGCACCTTTCGGACGGCACGCAGTTGCATGCGGATGAGGTGCTTGTCGCGGTCGGACGGGTGGCGGAACTGGGTGAACTCGCGCTCGAGAAGGCCGGGCTTGAGTGGGACAGGCGCGGCATTAAGGTGGACAGCCGGCTTCGCACCGTGAAACCGCACATTTACGCCGTCGGCGATGTGAACGGGCTGGCGCTGCTTGCCCATGCGGCGGAACATCAGGGCGATATCGCCGCCTGCAACGCGCTGGGCCACAGCGAGGAATATGACAACGAACTGGTGCCGGGCTGCATTTATACGCGTCCGGAAGCCGCCTGCGTGGGGCTGGACAGGGAACGGGCGGAAAAGAAGGGCCATACAGTCAAGGTTGGCCGGGCGTTTTTCCTGAGCTCCGGGCGCGCTCTGAGCCAGGATGAGCCGGACGGGTTTGTGCAGGTTGTTTCGGACGAGAAAACCGGCAAAATACTCGGCGGACAGATCGTCGGCCATACCGCCACCGAGCTGATCCACATTTTTTCCGTGGCAATCCGGGCCGGGCTGACTGTGCCCGAGCTGAAAAAGGTCATGTTTGCCCATCCTACTATGTCCGAAACGATCAAAGAAGCGCTCAGCCGCTGA